The following are encoded together in the Geobacter sulfurreducens PCA genome:
- a CDS encoding lipoprotein, whose protein sequence is MSKKSSYIALLTIVLLFQGCAALTSNPYYKPSTAESAEGSADRGGALFIRFGGTNSLTVNKPEVEVSVRSNGTGVYYPMAMGPVLPVIPTFMTAPDKAPPTALLEIYLRPLRENITFNPMLVKIRNSKGIEVFPTSYINSHARAFTFYNGKEITSETKEIVLNKGSRYCFVLEYDMRDSPDWDLHMTISGLRAEGKEVPTPEFKFERGSAFYLIWGGRGKYCSQ, encoded by the coding sequence ATGAGCAAAAAATCTTCTTACATTGCACTTCTCACTATTGTATTGCTGTTTCAAGGATGCGCTGCCCTCACAAGTAACCCCTATTACAAGCCATCCACGGCTGAGTCTGCAGAAGGGTCCGCAGACCGAGGGGGGGCTTTGTTTATTCGTTTTGGAGGAACAAACTCACTCACCGTCAATAAGCCTGAAGTAGAAGTCAGTGTAAGATCTAACGGCACTGGAGTTTATTATCCGATGGCGATGGGACCAGTTCTTCCTGTTATTCCAACATTCATGACAGCCCCTGACAAAGCCCCCCCTACCGCTTTACTAGAAATATATCTGCGGCCACTGCGTGAAAATATCACGTTCAATCCTATGTTAGTCAAAATCAGGAACTCTAAAGGAATAGAAGTGTTTCCAACCAGTTATATCAATTCTCACGCCAGAGCATTCACATTCTACAATGGCAAAGAGATAACAAGCGAAACCAAGGAGATAGTCCTCAATAAAGGAAGCCGCTACTGCTTTGTTCTTGAATATGATATGCGGGACTCCCCGGACTGGGATCTCCATATGACGATAAGCGGGCTGAGGGCTGAAGGAAAGGAAGTTCCCACCCCAGAGTTCAAATTTGAGAGAGGTTCAGCCTTTTACCTGATATGGGGCGGACGAGGAAAATACTGCTCACAATAA
- the istA gene encoding IS21-like element ISGsu6 family transposase — MIGKEECMEVRILKKQGKSIREISRITGLCRNTVRKFLRSTADPRYKERAKRPGKLDPFKAFLEERVKAALPHRIPAPVLAREIKSFGYDGGERTVRTFLATLYSRITPEPVVRFETEPGKQMQADWCELRKGKHPLYAFVGTLGFSRDSFVVFTTSQAFDVLRECHEMAFSFFGGVPREVLYDNMKTVVLERNAFGEGNHRFHTGLWDTAKHFGYIPRLCKPYRAKTKGKVERFNRYLRYSFYYPLVSRLKQAGLTLDVATANIEVRKWLNEVANCRIHGETGERPCDRLEIERSAMLPLPPRLAVEPDKPQVIAAMPWPVIPLQRPASFYDQILQEGRL; from the coding sequence ATGATCGGAAAGGAAGAGTGTATGGAAGTCAGAATTCTCAAGAAGCAGGGCAAGAGCATCCGGGAGATCTCGCGTATCACCGGACTTTGCCGCAACACGGTCAGGAAATTCCTCAGGTCGACCGCTGATCCCAGGTACAAAGAACGAGCGAAGCGACCGGGGAAGCTTGACCCATTTAAAGCGTTTCTCGAAGAACGGGTGAAGGCGGCTCTGCCGCATCGGATTCCCGCGCCGGTGCTTGCTCGGGAGATCAAAAGCTTTGGCTACGATGGCGGCGAACGCACTGTCAGAACGTTTTTGGCGACCCTTTATTCCCGCATCACGCCGGAACCCGTTGTCCGGTTCGAAACGGAGCCAGGCAAGCAGATGCAAGCCGACTGGTGCGAACTGCGCAAGGGCAAGCACCCGCTGTACGCATTCGTTGGAACGCTTGGTTTCAGTAGAGATTCGTTCGTTGTCTTCACCACCAGCCAAGCGTTCGACGTCCTTCGGGAATGCCACGAGATGGCATTCTCCTTCTTCGGCGGGGTCCCGCGCGAAGTGCTCTATGACAACATGAAGACCGTCGTGCTGGAGCGAAACGCCTTCGGCGAGGGCAACCACCGTTTCCACACCGGCCTGTGGGACACGGCAAAGCATTTCGGGTACATCCCCCGGTTGTGCAAGCCGTACCGGGCCAAGACCAAGGGAAAGGTTGAGCGGTTCAACCGCTACCTGCGGTACAGCTTCTACTACCCGTTGGTTTCGCGCCTGAAGCAGGCAGGACTAACTCTCGATGTCGCAACCGCGAACATCGAGGTCAGAAAGTGGCTCAACGAAGTAGCCAACTGCCGCATCCATGGGGAGACCGGCGAACGCCCCTGCGATCGGCTCGAGATCGAGCGGTCAGCGATGCTGCCGCTGCCGCCAAGGCTTGCAGTCGAGCCGGACAAGCCGCAAGTCATTGCTGCCATGCCGTGGCCGGTTATTCCCCTTCAGCGCCCCGCCTCCTTCTACGATCAGATCCTTCAGGAGGGGCGGCTATGA
- a CDS encoding lysozyme inhibitor LprI family protein produces the protein MINKRDLVREIIEVRERNRSGRAQGELWSRIIALERVYEEFDKDNIELLKYFPIALVGCVESYFRLIIKEIIDAGEDYVMAASKLVEKGKLDFELIKAFHGQKISLGEFVSHIIRISSLNQIDTVMSTLLSTQYLDKLATVYDRNLVETHGKPKDPIIYNKDKIYSDVTRTFELRHIYCHEMASREKPDCNEIDSCFFSSLFFMKAADEYHHQLLYPGPIMGQQQMNHSAAEHYGEARKELDGIHSKVSTFLSKKRYKEFISIHKSWEKYRDKEAEFNADVYRGGTLWSYIYSTTATEITNKRIKEAKEYLAQLEEYGGESP, from the coding sequence ATGATTAACAAAAGAGATTTAGTGCGAGAAATTATTGAAGTCCGAGAGCGCAACCGTTCAGGTCGTGCTCAAGGTGAACTCTGGTCTCGGATCATTGCGCTTGAGAGAGTTTACGAGGAGTTCGACAAAGACAACATCGAATTACTAAAATATTTCCCAATAGCTTTGGTCGGCTGTGTCGAAAGCTATTTCAGGCTCATCATTAAGGAAATAATTGATGCTGGTGAAGACTATGTGATGGCTGCATCGAAACTGGTCGAAAAGGGAAAACTTGATTTTGAACTCATCAAAGCTTTCCACGGTCAGAAAATTTCGTTAGGAGAGTTCGTATCTCATATTATTCGTATAAGCAGCTTAAACCAAATTGACACTGTGATGTCTACCCTTCTAAGTACTCAATACCTCGATAAGTTGGCTACTGTTTATGATCGTAACCTTGTAGAAACTCATGGAAAACCAAAAGATCCAATAATCTATAATAAAGACAAGATATATTCGGATGTTACAAGAACATTCGAGCTAAGACACATTTACTGCCATGAAATGGCTAGTCGAGAAAAGCCTGATTGTAACGAAATAGATAGCTGTTTCTTTAGCTCTCTATTCTTTATGAAAGCTGCGGATGAATACCACCACCAACTTTTATATCCTGGCCCGATTATGGGGCAACAGCAGATGAATCATTCAGCAGCAGAGCATTATGGAGAAGCACGAAAAGAACTGGACGGAATTCATTCAAAGGTTTCTACATTCTTATCTAAGAAACGGTACAAAGAATTCATAAGCATCCACAAGTCATGGGAAAAGTACAGGGACAAGGAAGCGGAGTTCAATGCAGACGTATACCGTGGAGGAACACTCTGGAGCTATATTTATTCAACGACAGCTACGGAGATAACCAATAAGAGGATAAAAGAAGCCAAAGAGTATCTTGCTCAGCTTGAAGAATATGGCGGAGAGAGTCCTTAA
- a CDS encoding tetratricopeptide repeat protein, with translation MSKIGRNDPCPCGSGKKYKQCCFHRATSAAATPDAEMLWRAGNAHLAGGALDMALSCYREAVRLRPGFAQAHYNLGVVFQQKGLLDEAAASFRSAISFNRDYAKAYNNLGYILATQGRLDESADCFNRAIAIEPGFAAAYHNLGTTLRHQGRLDETLAAFRTAHAINPHDPVFHSDLLMMLHYSDMDDETLFREHVRWGEQHAPAAASVPTHQCDRDPGRKLRIGYVSGDFGKHPVGYFLLPFLENHDRSQFEICCYSERGQRQEDDVTARIKGHADLWRRTIGLGDAAVAEMIRADGIDILVDLAGHTAHNRLRVFALKPAPVQVTWLGYPNTTGLRAMDYRITDAVADPPGSADALHTEQLIRLEQGFLCYTPPAGAPPVGEAPCLAGAGVTFGSFNNLAKVSPQVIDAWSAILGRVPGSRLMLKFKGFADETCRRRVSDAFGARGVSPDRLELVSFVENFNDHLALYNRLDLALDTFPYNGTATTCDALWMGVPVLTCCGTRHVARVGASILTSLGLPELITHSPEEYISAAAALAADPARLAALRRDMRPRLAASPLCDPTGFARRMETALRDIWRRWCSA, from the coding sequence ATGAGCAAGATCGGCCGGAATGACCCGTGCCCATGCGGCAGCGGGAAGAAATACAAGCAGTGCTGTTTCCACCGGGCGACGTCCGCGGCTGCGACTCCCGATGCCGAGATGCTCTGGCGCGCCGGCAACGCCCATCTGGCCGGGGGCGCGCTCGACATGGCACTCTCCTGCTACCGTGAGGCCGTGCGGCTCAGGCCCGGCTTCGCCCAGGCCCACTACAACCTGGGGGTTGTCTTTCAGCAGAAAGGGCTGCTCGACGAGGCCGCCGCCAGCTTCCGGAGCGCCATCTCCTTCAATCGCGACTACGCCAAGGCCTACAACAACCTGGGCTATATCCTGGCCACCCAGGGGCGGCTCGACGAGTCGGCCGACTGCTTCAACCGGGCCATCGCCATCGAACCCGGCTTTGCCGCGGCCTACCACAACCTGGGTACCACCCTGCGCCACCAGGGGCGGCTCGACGAAACCCTGGCCGCCTTCCGCACGGCCCACGCCATCAATCCCCACGATCCCGTCTTCCACAGCGACCTGCTCATGATGCTGCACTACAGCGACATGGACGACGAAACCCTGTTCCGTGAGCACGTCCGCTGGGGCGAGCAGCATGCCCCGGCCGCCGCGTCCGTCCCTACCCACCAGTGCGACCGCGACCCCGGCCGGAAGCTGCGCATCGGCTACGTCTCCGGCGACTTTGGGAAACACCCCGTGGGCTACTTCCTGCTCCCCTTCCTGGAGAACCACGACCGCTCGCAGTTCGAGATCTGCTGCTACTCCGAGCGGGGCCAGCGCCAGGAGGATGACGTCACCGCCCGGATCAAGGGCCATGCCGATCTCTGGCGCAGAACCATAGGCCTGGGCGACGCCGCCGTGGCCGAGATGATCCGCGCCGACGGCATCGACATCCTCGTGGACCTGGCCGGCCACACGGCCCACAACCGGCTCAGGGTCTTCGCCCTGAAACCCGCGCCGGTGCAGGTGACCTGGCTCGGCTACCCCAACACCACCGGTCTGCGCGCCATGGACTACCGCATCACCGACGCCGTTGCCGACCCCCCCGGCAGTGCCGATGCCCTGCACACCGAGCAGCTGATCCGGCTCGAACAGGGCTTTCTCTGCTACACCCCGCCCGCCGGCGCTCCCCCCGTGGGCGAGGCGCCATGCCTCGCGGGCGCCGGGGTCACCTTCGGCTCCTTCAACAACCTGGCAAAGGTGAGCCCGCAGGTGATCGACGCCTGGAGCGCCATCCTGGGCCGCGTGCCCGGCTCGCGCCTCATGCTCAAGTTCAAGGGCTTTGCCGACGAAACCTGCCGCAGGCGAGTCAGCGACGCCTTCGGGGCCCGGGGCGTCTCACCGGACCGGCTGGAGCTCGTCTCCTTCGTGGAGAACTTCAACGACCACCTGGCGCTCTACAACCGGCTCGATCTGGCCCTGGACACCTTCCCCTACAACGGCACCGCCACCACCTGCGACGCCCTCTGGATGGGCGTGCCGGTGCTCACCTGCTGCGGCACCCGCCATGTCGCCCGGGTCGGGGCCAGCATCCTCACCAGCCTGGGCCTGCCCGAGCTCATCACCCACTCGCCGGAAGAATACATCTCCGCCGCGGCCGCCCTTGCCGCCGACCCCGCCCGGCTGGCCGCCCTGCGCCGGGATATGCGCCCCCGCCTGGCCGCCTCGCCCCTGTGCGACCCCACCGGATTCGCCCGCCGCATGGAAACGGCCCTGCGGGATATCTGGCGCCGGTGGTGCAGCGCGTAA
- the istB gene encoding IS21-like element ISGsu6 family helper ATPase IstB, with the protein MSDIQHQRMVTLCDDLKFLSVADVYTDLADAAAKQESSYIDYLEQVLKAENDVRQGRSRHTMAKLAGFPAIKTLEDYDFEFATGAPKQRILDLSAMAFLERRENVILLGPSGTGKTHLAIALGYRATQCGVKVRFISAADLMLQLESAQRQGRYKEVMRRSVLGPRLLIIDEIGYLPFSETQANLFFQVIAKRYETGSVILTSNLSFGEWEQAFGGNTALTSAMLDRLLHHAHVIQIRGDSYRLKEKRRAGILGQQLPTPQIDD; encoded by the coding sequence ATGAGCGACATCCAGCACCAGCGTATGGTCACGCTCTGCGATGATCTGAAGTTTCTGTCGGTGGCCGATGTCTACACCGACCTTGCAGATGCCGCGGCAAAGCAGGAATCCTCCTACATCGACTACCTTGAACAGGTACTCAAGGCCGAGAACGACGTCCGACAGGGACGCTCGCGCCACACAATGGCAAAGCTCGCCGGTTTTCCCGCGATCAAGACTCTCGAGGATTATGACTTTGAGTTCGCCACCGGCGCCCCGAAACAGCGAATTCTGGACCTGTCGGCGATGGCATTCCTCGAGCGCCGGGAGAATGTAATCCTGCTGGGTCCCAGCGGCACCGGAAAGACTCACCTCGCCATCGCGCTCGGCTACCGCGCTACTCAGTGCGGCGTGAAGGTACGCTTCATCTCCGCCGCCGACCTGATGCTGCAACTTGAAAGCGCCCAGCGGCAGGGGCGGTACAAGGAAGTAATGCGGCGCAGTGTCCTGGGGCCGAGACTGCTCATCATCGATGAGATCGGCTACCTCCCGTTCAGCGAAACGCAGGCGAATCTGTTCTTTCAGGTGATCGCCAAAAGGTACGAAACAGGTTCCGTCATCCTCACTTCGAACCTGAGCTTCGGGGAATGGGAACAAGCCTTCGGCGGCAATACGGCACTCACATCAGCTATGCTCGACCGACTGCTGCACCACGCCCATGTCATTCAGATCAGAGGTGACAGCTACCGGCTGAAAGAGAAGCGACGCGCAGGTATTCTCGGCCAGCAACTGCCGACACCTCAGATCGATGACTAA
- a CDS encoding IS110-like element ISGsu4 family transposase, whose translation MRFYTKTHKYYCGIDLHARKKYVCILDSEGTVLVHREINCNPESFLRLVAPYREDLVVGVECMFAWYWLADLCRNEKIEFVLGHALYMKAVHGGKAKSDKIDAHKIAVLLRGGMFPLAYVYPPEMRATRDLLRRRNFFVRKRAELMAHIQNTVTQYNLAPLGIDLGVEENRHEVAQLFHDPEVRKIIEIDVAMIDAFDDVINVLEPDIEKTARQHNLHALKLLRSINGVGKVLGLVMLYEIHDINRFPTVQDFSSYCRLVKCAHESAGKKKGVGGSKIGNVHLKWAFSEAAVFFVRHNPQAKILMEKLVKIHGKGKAISILAHKLARAIFYMLKNNVPFDREKFLATA comes from the coding sequence ATGAGATTTTACACTAAGACTCACAAGTACTACTGCGGAATTGATCTTCATGCCCGAAAAAAGTACGTCTGCATTCTCGACTCGGAAGGGACCGTGCTGGTTCATCGCGAAATCAACTGCAATCCTGAGAGCTTCCTTCGCCTCGTGGCACCCTACCGGGAGGACTTGGTTGTCGGCGTGGAATGCATGTTCGCATGGTATTGGCTGGCAGACCTTTGCCGTAATGAAAAGATCGAGTTTGTGCTCGGTCACGCCCTTTACATGAAGGCAGTCCACGGTGGCAAAGCAAAGAGCGACAAGATTGACGCCCACAAGATTGCTGTGCTGCTCCGCGGCGGCATGTTTCCCTTAGCCTACGTCTACCCGCCGGAAATGCGGGCAACACGGGACCTCCTGCGCCGCCGGAACTTTTTCGTCAGAAAACGTGCTGAGCTTATGGCACACATCCAGAACACGGTAACCCAATATAATCTGGCTCCTCTTGGCATTGATCTCGGAGTCGAAGAGAACCGCCATGAAGTAGCTCAGCTCTTCCACGATCCGGAAGTGAGGAAAATTATCGAAATTGACGTTGCCATGATCGACGCCTTTGACGATGTCATCAATGTCCTCGAACCGGACATAGAAAAAACGGCCCGGCAACACAACCTGCATGCCCTCAAACTTCTGCGCTCAATCAACGGCGTGGGAAAGGTGCTGGGCCTGGTAATGCTCTACGAGATCCATGACATAAATCGTTTCCCGACCGTGCAAGACTTCTCTTCCTACTGCAGGCTGGTGAAATGTGCCCACGAATCAGCGGGAAAGAAAAAGGGGGTCGGCGGTTCCAAGATAGGCAACGTCCATTTGAAATGGGCCTTCTCTGAGGCCGCTGTGTTCTTCGTGCGCCACAATCCCCAGGCAAAAATCCTGATGGAGAAACTGGTCAAGATTCATGGCAAAGGGAAAGCGATTTCGATCCTTGCCCACAAACTGGCACGAGCGATTTTCTACATGCTGAAAAACAATGTGCCGTTCGACCGGGAAAAGTTTTTGGCAACGGCGTAA
- a CDS encoding IS5-like element ISGsu2 family transposase — MRGFDSNTEALFTYVTPESFVPKDHPLRAIRKMADEALAGMDKLFDSMYATTGRSSIPPEKLLKAQLLMILYSIRSNRQLVEQIHYNFLFRWFLGMGLDEKVWDHSSFTKNSDRLIGSEVAAEFLSRVLAQAERKRLLSREHFTVDGTLIEAWASIKSFKPKDGPPSAGGGGRNDTVDFKGQKLTNETHGSTTDPDARLYRKGKNKEAKLCYQGHTLMENRSGLIIRTKVTTATGCGERDAAKAMVQQLPRTTRRITLGCDKGYDTESFVKELRRLKITPHVAQNTSNRKSAIDGRTTKHPNYTISQKIRKRIEEGFGWMKTVGSLRKTMYRGIEKIAMQLDLHAAAYNLVRMKNLGLGVT, encoded by the coding sequence ATGCGCGGCTTTGACAGCAACACAGAAGCTCTCTTTACCTATGTGACACCTGAATCCTTTGTCCCGAAGGACCACCCCTTGCGGGCCATCCGTAAAATGGCCGACGAAGCCCTGGCAGGGATGGACAAGCTCTTTGACAGCATGTACGCCACAACCGGCCGCTCCTCAATCCCACCGGAGAAGCTCTTGAAAGCCCAACTGCTGATGATCCTCTACTCCATCCGCAGCAACCGGCAGTTGGTAGAGCAGATCCATTACAACTTCCTGTTCCGCTGGTTCCTCGGCATGGGCTTGGACGAGAAAGTCTGGGATCATTCCAGCTTTACCAAGAACAGTGACCGATTGATTGGCTCCGAAGTTGCCGCCGAGTTTCTTTCCCGGGTTCTGGCCCAGGCAGAGCGTAAGCGACTGTTGTCCCGCGAACACTTCACCGTTGACGGAACTCTCATCGAAGCCTGGGCTTCCATCAAGAGCTTCAAGCCCAAGGATGGACCTCCTTCAGCCGGTGGTGGCGGCAGAAACGATACCGTGGATTTCAAGGGACAGAAACTTACCAACGAAACCCATGGTTCCACCACTGACCCTGATGCCCGGCTCTACCGCAAGGGGAAGAACAAGGAAGCCAAGCTCTGCTACCAGGGACATACCCTGATGGAGAATCGTAGTGGCCTCATCATCAGGACCAAGGTGACAACGGCAACCGGTTGCGGTGAGCGCGACGCAGCAAAGGCCATGGTGCAGCAATTGCCAAGGACGACCCGACGGATCACTCTTGGCTGCGACAAAGGCTACGACACAGAATCATTCGTCAAAGAGCTGCGTAGGCTAAAGATAACGCCACACGTGGCCCAGAACACCTCCAACAGGAAATCGGCCATCGACGGCAGAACCACCAAGCATCCGAACTACACCATCAGCCAGAAGATCAGGAAACGAATCGAAGAAGGCTTTGGCTGGATGAAGACCGTGGGCAGCTTACGCAAGACGATGTACCGGGGAATCGAGAAGATCGCCATGCAACTTGATCTGCACGCTGCGGCCTACAACCTGGTTCGGATGAAAAACCTGGGTCTCGGTGTCACCTGA